The following coding sequences are from one Pongo abelii isolate AG06213 chromosome 3, NHGRI_mPonAbe1-v2.0_pri, whole genome shotgun sequence window:
- the TMEM128 gene encoding transmembrane protein 128 isoform X1: MDSSRARQQLRRRFLLLPDTEAQLDREGDAGPETSTAVEKKEKPLPRLNIHSGFWILASIVVTYYVDFFKTLKENFHTSRYNLSDGWARWLTPVIPALWKAETGGSLEVRSLRLAWPTWTCWFLCGSALLLVSLSIAFYCIVYLEWYCGIGEYDVKYPALIPITTASFIAAGICFNIALWHVWSFFTPLLLFTQFMGVVMFITLLG; encoded by the exons ATGGACTCTTCGCGGGCCCGGCAGCAGCTTCGGCGGCGATTCCTCCTCTTGCCGGACACCGAAGCCCAGCTGGACCGCGAGGGTGACGCCGGGCCGG AAACCTCCACAGCCGTTGAGAAAAAGGAGAAACCTCTTCCAAGACTTAATATCCATTCTGGATTCTGGATTTTGGCATCCATTGTTGTGACCTATTATGTTGACTTCTTTAAAACCCTTAAAGAAAACTTCCACACTAGCAG ATACAACTTGAgtgatggctgggcacggtggctgacgcctgtaatcccagcactttggaaggctgagacaggtggatcgcttgaggtcaggagtttgagactagcttggccaacatggacatg CTGGTTTCTCTGTGGCAGTGCCTTGTTGCTTGTCAGTTTATCAATTGCATTTTACTGCATAGTCTACCTGGAATGGTATTGTGGAATTGGAGAATATGATGTCAAGTATCCAGCCTTGATACCCATTACCACTGCCTCCTTTATTGCAGCAGGAATTTG CTTCAACATCGCTTTATGGCATGTGTGGTCGTTTTTCACTCCATTGTTGTTGTTTACCCAGTTTATGGGGGTTGTAATGTTTATCACACTCCTTGGATGA
- the TMEM128 gene encoding transmembrane protein 128 isoform X2, whose product MDSSRARQQLRRRFLLLPDTEAQLDREGDAGPETSTAVEKKEKPLPRLNIHSGFWILASIVVTYYVDFFKTLKENFHTSSWFLCGSALLLVSLSIAFYCIVYLEWYCGIGEYDVKYPALIPITTASFIAAGICFNIALWHVWSFFTPLLLFTQFMGVVMFITLLG is encoded by the exons ATGGACTCTTCGCGGGCCCGGCAGCAGCTTCGGCGGCGATTCCTCCTCTTGCCGGACACCGAAGCCCAGCTGGACCGCGAGGGTGACGCCGGGCCGG AAACCTCCACAGCCGTTGAGAAAAAGGAGAAACCTCTTCCAAGACTTAATATCCATTCTGGATTCTGGATTTTGGCATCCATTGTTGTGACCTATTATGTTGACTTCTTTAAAACCCTTAAAGAAAACTTCCACACTAGCAG CTGGTTTCTCTGTGGCAGTGCCTTGTTGCTTGTCAGTTTATCAATTGCATTTTACTGCATAGTCTACCTGGAATGGTATTGTGGAATTGGAGAATATGATGTCAAGTATCCAGCCTTGATACCCATTACCACTGCCTCCTTTATTGCAGCAGGAATTTG CTTCAACATCGCTTTATGGCATGTGTGGTCGTTTTTCACTCCATTGTTGTTGTTTACCCAGTTTATGGGGGTTGTAATGTTTATCACACTCCTTGGATGA